From Acidobacteriota bacterium:
CGCTCGACGAGTTCCTGTACTTTGGCGGCTACCCAGGAGCCGCGCCCCTCATCGGCGACCTCGATCGCTGGACTCGCTACGTGCGCGATGCCCTCGTCGAGACGACAATCGCGCGCGATGTGCTCCTGCTCACGCGCGTCGACAAACCAGGGCTTCTGCGCCAGCTGTTCGACCTGGCCTGCAGGTACTCGGGGCAGGTGCTCTCCTTCACGAAGATGCTCGGCCAGTTGCAAGATGCCGGCAACAGTACGACGCTTGCGCACTACCTCGATCTGCTCGGCGCGGCCGGGATGGTCGTGGGTCTGCAGAAGTACTCCGGCTCAGCCGTGCGACGGCGGGGCTCGATCCCGAAATTGCAGGTGCTCAACACGGCCCTGCTGACGGCGCTCTCCGGGCTGACGCCAGACGAGGCGCGTGAGCAGCGTGAGTTCCGTGGGCGTCTCGTCGAGTCGGCGGTCGGCGCCCACCTCGCGAACGCCGCGGCAGCGAATGAGTGCGAGCTCTTCTACTGGCGGGAGGGACAACGCGAGGTCGACTTCGTCGTGACACGCGGGCCCGGCGTGGTCGCTATCGAGGTCAAGTCAGGGCGGCGCCGCGACGCCCTGCCGGGCCTCGACGCCTTTCTCCGGCGCGTCGAGCACGCGCGGCCGCTGCTCGTCGGCGCCGATGGCGTGAGCCTCGAGGAGTTCTTCGACACCCCCGTCAGTCACTGGTTCCGTTCGTGAACGGGATGATCTCACTGGCCCTCCGGCAGACGAAGACGATGGAAGTCTCAACGTCGGGCACGGTTTGGCCCGCCAGCTCGATCGTCCGCTGCGCAAGGTGCGCGTGAGCCGCGCGATGCTGTCGCTGGAGTGATTCGCTGTCGACGTAGATGTCGGTCTCGACCGGAGTCGCTGTGATTGGTCCCACCATGGAGAGTGATCATGAGCGCGTTGTCGTTCGCAGCGTCGCTGGTGGTCGAGCGCGGGATCTGGGCTGCTGGGTCGTCATTGGGCTCGTCGTCCTCTCGGCCTCCGGCCTTCGCATTGCTGCGTCGTGGTTCGAGGAGCCGCAAGTGAGCCCGGACTCGGCGGTGTTCCTCGGCATGGCTGCCGAACCCGCTTTCAGCCGCGCGATGTGGTTCGGGGGCCGCGCCC
This genomic window contains:
- a CDS encoding ATP-binding protein, whose protein sequence is MSNSESGGFARRQAGVLDARLREPRRFIQVVGGPRQVGKTTLVLQVLGPWGQRARYASADEPALRDRAWLTAQWEGARAAARQPGHPGAVLAIDEIQKISGWSETVKALWDEDTRTGVPLQVVLLGSSPLLVQRGLGDSLAGRFEAIALGHWRLAEMREAFGFSLDEFLYFGGYPGAAPLIGDLDRWTRYVRDALVETTIARDVLLLTRVDKPGLLRQLFDLACRYSGQVLSFTKMLGQLQDAGNSTTLAHYLDLLGAAGMVVGLQKYSGSAVRRRGSIPKLQVLNTALLTALSGLTPDEAREQREFRGRLVESAVGAHLANAAAANECELFYWREGQREVDFVVTRGPGVVAIEVKSGRRRDALPGLDAFLRRVEHARPLLVGADGVSLEEFFDTPVSHWFRS